A stretch of the Perca flavescens isolate YP-PL-M2 chromosome 3, PFLA_1.0, whole genome shotgun sequence genome encodes the following:
- the LOC114553194 gene encoding NLR family CARD domain-containing protein 3-like, which translates to MAESSGTKMETPQEVILGTLEDLGTEDFEKFKWHLQQKGALGDFPAIRKSKMENVNRVKTVDQMFSTYSMNTIKVTKIVLVKMNQNELVKNLSITISEPADILAVCHRKVKTNSQKKFQCVFEGIAKAGNKTFLNMMFTEIYITKGEMEEVNVEHEIRQIETASRKPDRPETTIICEDIFKTPPGRDEPIRTVMTTGVAGIGKTVLTQKFTLDWAEDKANQDIQFTFTFTFRELNVLKKEKYSLVELVHLFFSETKDAGIYRFEEFPVVFIFDGLDECRLPLDFLNTKILTDVTESTSVDVLLTNLIRGKLLPSARLWITTRPAAANQIPPECVDMVTEVRGFTDPQKEEYFRKRFTDEEKADRIISHIKTSRSLHIMCHIPIFCWITSTVMEDVSKTREGGELPKTLTEMYIHFLVVQSKRKNVKYDGGTEKDPHWSPDTSKMIESLGKLAFEQLQKGHLIFYESDLIECGINIRAASMYSGVFTQIFKEERGLYQDNVFCFVHLSVQEFLAALHVHLTFNNSGVNLLLEKRKTTWWSNVFREKSAQFYQRAVAKALQSPNGHLDLFLRFFLGLLLETNQNLLRGLLTQTGSMSETNKKTVKYIKKKIRENLSPEGSINLFHCLNELSDGSLVEEIQQSLRSGSLSTDKLSPAQWSALVFILLSSEKDLEVFDLKKYNASEKALLRLLPVVKASNKALLSGCNLSVRSCEALLSDLSSQSSSLRELDLGNNNLQDSGGKLVYDGLKSPHCRLETLRLVGCNLSERSCEDLSSVLSSQSSSLRELDLSKNDLKDSGVELISVGLKSPNCRLENLSLSGCMISEKGCISLASALSSNPSHLKELDLTYNHPGDSGVKLLSAGLKDPNWRLETLRMANGGPQRLKPGVRKYVCQLELDTNTVNRKLKLSDNNRKVTLVEEYQPYPDHPERFEYWYPQLLCRDGLTGRCYWEVQRRGGVDISVSYRGIRRRGYRDDCVFGRNDQSWSLECSDDGYYVWHNNRGTPISSSSVSGRVAVYVDCPAGSLSFYKVSSDSLIHLHTFNTTFTQPLYPGFRIWSRGSSMSPSPLQD; encoded by the exons GGAACAAAGATGGAGACACCTCAAGAGGTAATCTTGGGAACTTTAGAAGATTTGGGAACTGAGGACTTTGAAAAATTTAAGTGGCACCTGCAGCAGAAAGGAGCCCTTGGAGACTTCCCAGCAATCCGAAAAAGCAAAATGGAGAATGTAAACAGGGTGAAGACAGTGGACCAGATGTTCTCGACTTACAGCATGAACACTATTAAAGTGACCAAAATAGTTTTAGTGAAGATGAATCAGAATGAGCTAGTGAAGAATTTATCAATCACCATCTCAGAACCTGCAG atATTCTTGCTGTGTGCCATCGAAAAGTCAAAACCAACTCACAAAAgaagttccagtgtgtgtttgaggggattgctaaagcTGGAAACAAAACCTTTCTGAATATgatgttcacagagatctacatcacaaagggagagatggaagaggTCAATGTTGAACATGAGatcagacagattgaaacagcatccaggaaaccagacagaccagaaacaacaatcatatgtgaagacatctttaaaaccccacctggaagagatgaaccaatcagaacagtgatgactacgggagtggctggcatcgggaaaacagtcttaacacagaagttcactctggactgggctgaagacaaagccaaccaggacatccagttcacatttacattcaccttcagagagctgaatgtgctgaaaaaggaaaagtacAGCTTAGTGGAacttgttcatttgttcttcAGTGAAACCAAAGATGCAGGAATCTACAGGTTTGAAGAGTTTCcggttgtgttcatctttgacggtctggatgagtgtcgacttcctctggacttcctcaacactaaaatcctgactgatgttactgagtccacctcagtggatgtgctgctgacaaacctcatcagggggaaactgcttccctctgctcgcctctggataaccacacgacctgcagcagccaatcagatccctcctgagtgtgttgacatggtgacagaggtcagagggttcactgacccacagaaagaggagtacttcaggaagagatttACAGATGAGGAGAAGGCCgacagaatcatctcccacatcaagacttcacgaagcctccacatcatgtgccacatcccaatcttctgctggatcacttcTACAGTTATGGAGGATGTGTCaaagaccagagagggaggagagctgcccaagaccctgactgagatgtacatccacttcctggtggttcagtccaaaCGGAAGAACGTCAAGTATGATGGAGGAACCGAGAAGGATCCAcactggagtccagacactAGCAAGATGATCGagtctctgggaaaactggcttttgagcagctgcagaaaggccacttgatcttctatgaatcagacctgaTTGAGTGTGGCATCAATATCAGAGCAGCCTCGAtgtactcaggagtgttcacacagatctttaaagaggagagaggactgtaccAGGACAATGTGTTCTGCTTcgtccatctgagtgttcaggagtttctggctgctctccatgtccatctgacattcaacaactctggagtcaacctgctATTGGAGAAACGGAAAACCACCTGGTGGTCTAATGTTTTCAGAGAAAAATCAGCACAGTTCTACCAGAGAGCTGTTGCCAaggccttacagagtccaaatggacacctggacttgttcctccgcttcTTCCTGGGTCTTTTACTGgagaccaatcagaatctccTACGAGGTCTgctgacacagacaggaagtatgTCAGAGACAAACAAGAAAACAGTCAagtacatcaagaagaagatcagAGAGAATCTGTCTCCAGAGGGAAGCATCAATCTGTttcactgtctgaatgaactgagtGATGGTTCTCTAGTGGAGGAGATCCAACAGTCCCTGAGAtcaggaagtctctccacagataaactgtctcctgctcagtggtcagctctggtcttcatcttactgtcatcagagAAAGATCTGGAagtgtttgacctgaagaaatacaATGCTTCAGAGAAGGCTCTTCTGAGactgctgccagtggtcaaagcctccaacaaagctct GTTaagtggctgtaacctgtcagtgagaagctgtgaagctctgttaTCAgatctcagctcccagtcctctagtctgagagagctggacctgggtaacaacaacctgcaggattcaggagggaagctggTGTAtgatggactgaagagtccacactgcagactggaaactctcaggttGGT tggctgtaacctgtcagagagaagctgtgaagatctgtcctcagttctcagctcccagtcctctagtctgagagagctggacctgagtaaaaACGACctgaaggattcaggagtggagctgatctctgttggactgaagagtccaaaCTGCAGACTGGAAAATCTCAG tctgtcaggctgtATGATCTCAGAGAAAGGCTGTATTtctctggcctcagctctgagctccaacccctcccatctgaagGAGCTGGACCTGACCTATAATCATCCTggagactcaggagtgaagctgctgtCAGCAGGACTTAAGGATCCTAACTGGAgactggaaactctcag GATGGCCAATGGTGGACCACAGAGGTTGAAACCTGGTGTGaggaagt ATGTCTGTCAGCTggaactggacacaaacacagtgaacagaaaactcaaactgtctgacaacaacaggaaggtgacattAGTGGAGGAGtatcagccatatcctgatcatccagagaggtttgagtACTGGTatcctcagctgctgtgtagagatggtctgactggtcgctgttactgggaggtccagaggagaggaggggttgatatatcagtgagttacagaggaatcaggaggAGAGGATACAGAGATGACTGTGTGTTTGGACgtaatgatcagtcctggagtctggAGTGCTCTGATGATGGTTACTATGTCTGGCACAATAACAGAGGAACAcccatctcctcctcttctgtctctggtagagtagcagtgtatgtggactgtcctgctggctctctgtccttctacaaagtatcctctgactcactgatccacctccacaccttcaacaccacattcactcagcctctctatCCTGGGTTCAGGATCTGGTCTCGTGGTTCCTCAATGTCTCCGAgtcctctgcaggactga